Sequence from the Curtobacterium sp. MCLR17_007 genome:
GACTCGAAGGTCTTCGCAGGAACGCTCGGCTACGGGTCGCCGACCGGGGTGGCCGCCGCCGCCACGGGGACCCTCACCTGGCTGCCGAAGCCCGGTGACGTCATCCACCGCGACGAGCAGCTCTACGCGGTCGACGAGCGTGCGGTCCGGACGATGCACGGCACGGTGCCGCTCTGGCGCACGCTCGAGCGGGGGGTGAAGGGCACCGACGTCCGGCAGTTGAACGCCAACCTGGCGGCGCTCGGGTACGACGTCGCCCAGGACGAGGTCTTCGGACCGCGGACGCAGCGCGCCGTGCAGCGGTGGCAGCGAGACCGCGGACACGTCGTCACGGGTCGACTCACGGCGGACGACGTCGCGTTCACCGACGGTGACGTCCGCGTCGCCTCCGTCAGCGGCCGGGTCGGGCAGCAGGCGGGCGGTGACGTGATGCAGGTCACGAGTCCGTCACGTGTCATCACCGCGACGGTGGCACAGCGCGATGCCGAACGACTCGCGGCCGGGACGGCGGTCCGGGTCCGCATCAACGGAGCCGGCGAGCCGCTCGACGGCACCGTCTCGGACGTCCGACCGAGCGCGGCCGAGGACGCGGCCGACAAGGTCGACGTCACGGTGCGGTTCGACGCCGGGGACCGTGCCCTGCCGACGGCGGCGTCCGCACAGCTCGAGGTCGCGGGGACGACCGAACAGGACGTCCTGTCCGTCCCGGTCTCCGCGATCGTGGCGACCGGGGCCGGCAAGTACGCCGTCGACATCGTGCGGAAGGACGGCACGACGAAGCGCACAGCCGTCGAAGCGGGGTTCACCGCGGACGGTCGCGTGGCGATCCGCGGGGCCGTCCACGCGGGCGACCGGGTCGTGGTGCCCGGATGACCGCCAACGCCCGGACGAGCCCCAACGCCCGGACGACCCCCAACACCCGGACGACCGCCGAGTGTCCGGTCCTCGAGCTCCGTGAGGTCACGAAGACCTACGGCGACGTGGGTGCGCTGCGCGGGGTGTCGCTCGACGTGGCTGCGGGTGAATTCGTCGCCGTCGTCGGCCCCTCGGGCTCCGGCAAGTCGACCATGCTCAACATCGTCGGCACGCTCGACCGGCCGACCTCGGGCACGGTCACGATCGCCGGCAACGACGTCGCCACGATGACCGACGACGCGCTGTCCGTCCTGCGCGCCGAGCACATCGGGTTCGTGTTCCAGCACTTCCACCTGCAGGCCGGGGCCACCGCGGCGGAGAACGTCGCGGACGGCCTGTTGTACGGGGGGACCGATCGGCGCGAACGACACCGACGCGCGGTGTCCGCGCTCGAGCGGGTCGGCCTCGGACACCGCGTCGACCACCGCCCCAACCAGCTGTCCGGCGGCGAGAAGCAGCGGGTCGCGATCGCGCGGGCGCTCGTCAGCGATCCGACCGTCCTGCTCGCCGACGAACCCACGGGGGCGCTCGACACGGCCTCGGGCACCGCGATCCTCGCTCTCCTCCGCGAGCTGAACGCCGCCGGCACGACGGTGCTCGTGATCACGCACGACCTCGACCTCGCCGCCTCGCTGCCACGGCAGGTCCGGATGCGCGACGGCGTCGTCGAACAGGACGCCGGTGCCGTCGACGCGGCAGCGCTGGCGCTCGCGATCGGGGGTGCCCGGTGAGCGCCCGTCGTGGACTCGGCGCCGGCGACCTGCTCCGCCTCGGTGTGTTCGGGCTCCGGACGCGGCCCGGCCGTGTCGTCCTGTCGGCGCTCGGCATCGCGATCGGCATCGCGGCGATGATCGCGGTCGTCGGGATCTCGTCGTCGAGCAAGGCCAAGCTCGACCAGGTCCTCGACGCACTCGGTACCAACGTCCTGACGGCCACCCAGGCGCAGGGGTACGGCGAAGCGCCTCCGCTGCCGTCGACGGCACTCGACTCCGCGCTGCGTCAGGACGACGTCCGCCAGGCCGCGGCGGTCGGGAAGGTCGCGGACGGCCGGGTGTACCGATCGCCGTTCGTCCCCGAGGTGGAGACGAAGGGCATCGGCGTGATGGCGGCGTGGGGCGACGTCCCCGGTGTCCTCGGCGGGGCGCTCGACGCCGGACGGTGGATCGACGACCGCGTCGGTGCCGCGCCGCAGGTGGTCCTCGGTGCGGAGGCGGCACGGGCACTCGGGATCGACCGTGTGCGCGCCGACAGCCGCGTCTGGATGAACGGCTCGTGGGTGCAGGTGGTCGGTGTCCTCGAGTCGCTGGCGCTCGCTGACGACCTCGACAACCAGGTCTTCGTCCCGCGCGGCCTGGCGACCGAGCTCGGGTTCGACGGAGCGCCGACCGCGGTGTACACCCGGGTCGCCCCGGACCGGGTCGAGGCATCGCGCGACGTGCTCGCCGGGGCCATCCGTCCGGGTGCTCCGCAGGACGTCGGAGTCACCAGGCCGTCGGACGCCCTGGCCGCGAAGGACGCGACGGACGACTCGTTCACCGGGCTGC
This genomic interval carries:
- a CDS encoding ABC transporter permease, with protein sequence MSARRGLGAGDLLRLGVFGLRTRPGRVVLSALGIAIGIAAMIAVVGISSSSKAKLDQVLDALGTNVLTATQAQGYGEAPPLPSTALDSALRQDDVRQAAAVGKVADGRVYRSPFVPEVETKGIGVMAAWGDVPGVLGGALDAGRWIDDRVGAAPQVVLGAEAARALGIDRVRADSRVWMNGSWVQVVGVLESLALADDLDNQVFVPRGLATELGFDGAPTAVYTRVAPDRVEASRDVLAGAIRPGAPQDVGVTRPSDALAAKDATDDSFTGLLVGIGGVALLVGGIGVANTMVITVLERRAEVGVRRALGARRRNIRDQFLVESLLLSFLGGIAGVVIGVGVTVVFALGQGWPVTVPLWAVAGGLGATVVIGGASGLYPAARAARIPPTSALAAV
- a CDS encoding peptidoglycan-binding protein, whose translation is MSTTRLRRGALVATCLVATLAAGAGTWAVVGASSGAPAAASDAGHRAHHATATIVQGDLTDSKVFAGTLGYGSPTGVAAAATGTLTWLPKPGDVIHRDEQLYAVDERAVRTMHGTVPLWRTLERGVKGTDVRQLNANLAALGYDVAQDEVFGPRTQRAVQRWQRDRGHVVTGRLTADDVAFTDGDVRVASVSGRVGQQAGGDVMQVTSPSRVITATVAQRDAERLAAGTAVRVRINGAGEPLDGTVSDVRPSAAEDAADKVDVTVRFDAGDRALPTAASAQLEVAGTTEQDVLSVPVSAIVATGAGKYAVDIVRKDGTTKRTAVEAGFTADGRVAIRGAVHAGDRVVVPG
- a CDS encoding ABC transporter ATP-binding protein, producing the protein MTANARTSPNARTTPNTRTTAECPVLELREVTKTYGDVGALRGVSLDVAAGEFVAVVGPSGSGKSTMLNIVGTLDRPTSGTVTIAGNDVATMTDDALSVLRAEHIGFVFQHFHLQAGATAAENVADGLLYGGTDRRERHRRAVSALERVGLGHRVDHRPNQLSGGEKQRVAIARALVSDPTVLLADEPTGALDTASGTAILALLRELNAAGTTVLVITHDLDLAASLPRQVRMRDGVVEQDAGAVDAAALALAIGGAR